The Phoenix dactylifera cultivar Barhee BC4 chromosome 17, palm_55x_up_171113_PBpolish2nd_filt_p, whole genome shotgun sequence genome contains a region encoding:
- the LOC103696020 gene encoding nuclear transcription factor Y subunit C-4-like — protein sequence MEQSMQPSQPVMGVVTGAAQIAYAAPTYQSAAMVTGAPAVIGAMAPPAQPTSTFPTSPAQLTSQHQLAYQQVQQFHHQQQQQQQQQLQAFWANQMLEIEQAADFKNHSLPLARIKKIMKADEDVRMISAEAPVIFAKACEMFILELTLRSWIHTEENKRRTLQKNDIAAAITRTDIFDFLVDIVPRDELKEEGIGIARAALPTMGAPADSVPYYYVPAQHQVAGPGLIMGKPVDQATTAAMYAAQPPHPMAYMWQQPQAQPQQQQAQHQQQMPGSG from the coding sequence ATGGAACAGTCCATGCAGCCATCTCAGCCGGTGATGGGAGTTGTAACTGGTGCTGCCCAAATAGCATATGCTGCTCCTACTTACCAATCTGCAGCAATGGTAACTGGGGCTCCAGCAGTAATTGGAGCCATGGCACCCCCTGCACAACCAACCTCAACCTTCCCCACTAGCCCAGCCCAGCTCACAAGCCAGCACCAGCTTGCTTACCAGCAGGTGCAACAGTTCCAtcaccagcagcagcagcaacaacagCAGCAGCTCCAGGCCTTCTGGGCCAACCAGATGTTAGAGATCGAACAAGCTGCGGATTTCAAGAACCATAGCCTGCCGCTTGCTCGGATAAAGAAAATCATGAAGGCTGACGAGGATGTCAGGATGATCTCAGCTGAGGCCCCTGTGATCTTTGCCAAGGCATGCGAGATGTTTATACTGGAGCTGACACTAAGATCGTGGATCCATACGGAGGAGAACAAGAGAAGGACACTACAAAAGAATGATATAGCTGCTGCTATAACCAGGACTGACATATTTGACTTTCTAGTTGATATAGTTCCCAGGGATGAGCTAAAGGAAGAGGGCATTGGGATTGCCAGAGCTGCTTTGCCTACCATGGGTGCTCCTGCTGACTCAGTCCCCTATTACTATGTACCAGCACAGCATCAGGTGGCAGGACCAGGGTTGATCATGGGGAAGCCGGTTGATCAAGCAACCACGGCAGCAATGTACGCTGCCCAGCCACCTCATCCAATGGCTTACATGTGGCAGCAGCCTCAGGCACAGCCTCAGCAACAACAGGCGCAGCACCAACAACAAATGCCTGGCAGCGGCTAA